In Synechococcus sp. KORDI-52, one genomic interval encodes:
- a CDS encoding MFS transporter has product MAVACGNVSLSCVAASLQRLRIPTLLSAFLTLLNDRLSESIVFPLLPFLLAQFAPDGRTLGLLAGSYALAQFLVTPLIGALSDRYGRRPVISICVAGSVVGLGLFAVTVSLPWPSQSLLPLLLLFAARIIDGISGGTAATASAVLADITPPDKRARAFGLIGVAFGLGFILGPFVGGQLARVAVSLPVWVATGFAALNLLVVLNLLPETHPQHSRKRLPRKRDLNPFARLSQVLMNPSVGRLCGAFFLFFMAFNGFTAILVLYFKQRFGWGPELATTSFLVVGVVATVVQGGLIGPLVKRFGEWRLTLLGLGLVIVGCLLIPSVGTSERAGVIFTAVGILALGTGLVTPSLRSLVSRRLGQDGQGSALGSLQALQSLGSFLGPPLAGLSYDVLGPVSPFAAAATVLVLVIGLVAGSPLPGFSDTQPSQS; this is encoded by the coding sequence ATGGCCGTCGCCTGTGGGAATGTGAGTCTCTCCTGCGTGGCAGCAAGCTTGCAGCGTCTTCGGATTCCCACACTGCTCAGCGCATTTCTCACGCTGCTCAACGACCGACTCAGCGAGAGCATTGTTTTTCCGCTGTTGCCCTTTCTGCTGGCCCAGTTCGCGCCGGACGGACGGACCCTGGGTCTGCTGGCAGGAAGCTATGCCCTTGCTCAGTTCCTGGTCACCCCATTGATCGGGGCACTGAGTGATCGTTACGGGCGCCGACCCGTGATCAGCATCTGTGTTGCGGGCTCCGTCGTGGGCCTTGGACTGTTTGCAGTGACGGTTTCACTGCCGTGGCCGAGCCAAAGCCTGCTGCCCCTGCTGCTGCTGTTCGCCGCACGGATCATTGACGGCATCAGCGGCGGTACGGCAGCGACGGCCAGCGCCGTGCTGGCGGACATCACACCCCCCGACAAGCGGGCCCGTGCCTTCGGCTTGATCGGCGTGGCCTTTGGCTTGGGGTTCATCCTGGGCCCCTTCGTCGGAGGGCAACTGGCCCGGGTGGCGGTGTCCCTTCCTGTTTGGGTCGCCACAGGGTTCGCTGCACTCAACCTCTTGGTGGTGCTCAATCTGCTGCCTGAAACCCACCCCCAGCACTCCCGCAAACGCCTGCCCAGAAAACGTGACCTCAATCCGTTTGCACGGCTGAGCCAGGTGCTGATGAACCCAAGCGTGGGTCGCCTGTGTGGGGCCTTTTTCCTCTTCTTCATGGCCTTCAACGGCTTCACCGCCATCCTGGTGCTCTATTTCAAACAACGCTTCGGCTGGGGCCCTGAGCTCGCCACCACATCCTTCCTGGTGGTGGGAGTGGTCGCCACAGTGGTCCAGGGAGGGCTGATCGGTCCCCTGGTGAAACGCTTTGGTGAATGGCGTCTGACCTTGCTGGGTCTGGGCCTGGTGATCGTTGGATGCCTTTTGATCCCCAGCGTTGGCACATCCGAGCGAGCCGGCGTGATTTTCACAGCCGTGGGCATCCTGGCCCTGGGCACCGGCCTGGTTACACCGAGCCTGCGCAGCCTGGTGTCCCGACGTCTGGGACAAGACGGTCAAGGCAGTGCCCTGGGCAGCCTTCAGGCCCTGCAGAGTTTGGGAAGTTTTCTCGGCCCACCGCTGGCGGGATTGAGCTACGACGTACTGGGCCCTGTGAGTCCCTTCGCGGCAGCGGCAACCGTGCTGGTGCTTGTAATCGGCCTGGTGGCCGGCAGCCCTCTGCCGGGCTTCTCCGACACACAGCCAAGCCAGTCCTGA
- a CDS encoding GNAT family N-acetyltransferase: MALRPIAPEDQALLREIYADAIESQAHLLYTDEQVRAWAALAWLPGVLDASFRDGSGWLTTDGSAFAIRHPADRLSLLYCRGCASRRGHGSALLNQIEADALASGVRQLRTEASQFSRPLLERRGWWVEAPETILIGGVPFERYRMVKLLRHVQS; the protein is encoded by the coding sequence ATGGCTTTGCGTCCGATTGCTCCGGAGGATCAAGCGCTGTTGCGGGAGATTTATGCCGATGCGATCGAATCGCAGGCCCATCTTCTTTATACGGATGAACAAGTCAGGGCCTGGGCTGCTCTGGCCTGGTTGCCTGGCGTGCTCGATGCCAGTTTCCGAGATGGCTCGGGATGGCTCACCACTGACGGTTCAGCGTTTGCGATCCGCCATCCGGCAGACCGTCTGTCGCTGCTCTACTGCCGCGGTTGTGCGTCGAGGCGCGGCCACGGCAGTGCTTTGCTCAACCAGATTGAAGCGGATGCCTTGGCGTCCGGCGTCCGGCAGCTGCGGACGGAGGCCAGCCAGTTCAGCCGACCGTTGCTGGAGCGCCGTGGCTGGTGGGTGGAGGCACCGGAAACGATTTTGATCGGAGGGGTTCCGTTCGAGCGTTACCGGATGGTCAAGCTGCTCCGCCACGTACAGAGTTGA
- a CDS encoding anthranilate phosphoribosyltransferase family protein, with protein MTSAVLSGRNRFKQHLRKVGSGEHTSKGMSREEAADAMELMLQGEATPAQIGAFLIAHRIRRPEPQELTGMLDTYRAHGPVLQSNAGRRAPLCFGMPYDGRTRTAPIYPLTTLVLLACGQPVVLQGGNRMPIKYGVTAVDLFSLLNLDLTGLPISAVADGFQQNGFALIHQPDHFPIAETLISYREELGKRPPVASLELLWTPHQGDHLLVSGFVHPPTEARAWEALKQAGETDVLTVKGLEGGTDLPIGRACITARVRNGESERLILHPRDHGCHDADVEWADDNTWADQARNALQNKGPLCDALRWNAGAYLWFSGCSDSLEQGIQEAESILKKGQAQSMLDQLCTWRSSLTIR; from the coding sequence TTGACGAGCGCAGTTCTCTCCGGCCGCAACCGCTTCAAACAGCATCTGCGCAAGGTTGGGAGCGGTGAACACACCAGCAAGGGCATGAGTCGCGAAGAAGCGGCAGATGCCATGGAGCTGATGCTGCAGGGCGAAGCGACGCCTGCACAGATCGGCGCCTTTCTGATTGCCCACCGCATTCGCCGGCCTGAGCCCCAGGAACTCACGGGGATGTTGGACACCTACCGAGCCCATGGCCCGGTGCTTCAATCCAATGCCGGCCGTCGAGCACCGCTGTGTTTCGGCATGCCTTACGACGGGCGCACCCGCACGGCACCGATTTACCCGCTCACCACGCTGGTGCTGCTGGCCTGTGGCCAGCCGGTGGTTCTGCAGGGCGGTAACCGGATGCCAATCAAATACGGCGTCACCGCTGTTGACCTGTTCAGCCTTCTCAATCTCGACCTCACAGGTCTGCCGATCAGCGCCGTTGCAGACGGGTTCCAGCAGAACGGCTTCGCCCTGATCCATCAACCGGATCACTTCCCCATCGCGGAAACCCTGATCAGCTACCGCGAAGAACTGGGCAAGCGTCCACCAGTCGCCAGCCTGGAACTGCTCTGGACCCCCCATCAAGGCGACCACCTTCTCGTGAGTGGCTTTGTCCACCCACCAACAGAAGCGCGCGCCTGGGAAGCCCTGAAGCAAGCCGGCGAAACCGATGTCCTCACCGTGAAGGGATTGGAAGGAGGAACCGACCTGCCCATCGGCCGGGCCTGCATCACGGCTCGGGTGCGGAACGGGGAGTCAGAGCGCTTGATCCTGCATCCCCGCGACCATGGCTGCCACGACGCCGACGTGGAATGGGCGGACGACAACACCTGGGCCGATCAGGCACGCAACGCCCTGCAGAACAAAGGGCCTCTCTGCGACGCCCTGCGCTGGAACGCCGGCGCTTATCTGTGGTTCTCCGGCTGCAGTGATTCCCTGGAACAGGGGATTCAAGAGGCGGAATCCATCCTGAAGAAGGGCCAGGCCCAATCCATGCTGGATCAACTCTGTACGTGGCGGAGCAGCTTGACCATCCGGTAA
- a CDS encoding cyanate hydratase, with amino-acid sequence MATLLQAQLLPPVAAPQLMLERLYYAEGRHHPEHPRHGSFEGLSRLSKP; translated from the coding sequence ATGGCGACACTGCTTCAGGCGCAACTCCTTCCTCCAGTAGCAGCGCCCCAACTGATGCTGGAGCGGCTCTACTACGCCGAAGGCCGCCACCACCCTGAGCATCCGCGTCATGGCAGTTTTGAAGGGCTGTCCCGGCTGAGCAAGCCCTAA
- the cynS gene encoding cyanase, giving the protein MTVSAVPSTPSLSAPSQETVTASLMAAKKAKGMSFADLESAMGLDEVWIASLFYGQATASKEEAEKLAELLSLDPAITAALQEFPTKGSLDPVIPTDPLIYRFYEIMQVYGMPLKDVIQEHFGDGIMSAIDFTLDVDKVEDPKGDRVKITMCGKFLPYKKW; this is encoded by the coding sequence ATGACTGTTTCAGCTGTTCCTTCGACACCGTCGTTGTCAGCTCCTTCTCAGGAGACCGTCACCGCCAGCTTGATGGCCGCCAAGAAGGCCAAGGGCATGAGCTTTGCCGATCTGGAATCGGCCATGGGCCTCGATGAGGTCTGGATCGCTTCTTTGTTTTATGGACAGGCCACGGCCTCCAAGGAAGAGGCTGAAAAGCTGGCTGAGCTGCTCTCCCTGGATCCGGCTATCACCGCGGCTTTGCAGGAGTTCCCCACCAAGGGCAGCCTCGATCCTGTGATTCCCACTGATCCCCTGATCTATCGCTTTTACGAGATCATGCAGGTCTATGGCATGCCCCTGAAGGACGTCATTCAGGAACATTTTGGTGACGGCATCATGAGCGCGATCGACTTCACGCTTGATGTCGACAAGGTGGAAGATCCCAAAGGTGATCGCGTCAAAATCACCATGTGTGGCAAGTTCCTGCCCTACAAAAAGTGGTGA
- a CDS encoding phage capsid protein — protein MNDEAVLWERLARSRRAPLEPAWLGEVYSPSLSVDLRRALCEKLGMQAEHGWPVIQELLADHGALPDLVMAAGLCHQSEARDWLLAQLMQTSNDEDANLMVVQALACWGAEVPETVVVNCLHHPGQLHRLAGLQLLSFRSHCLDDGELLQFCQEVLNDFRDPVVMAAIRVLQRRDGVLISEKLADLCRNGSLPVAEAAFRALGCIATPASQRCLLELSEELNDDSRRKMASTQLSQQFRQ, from the coding sequence ATGAACGACGAAGCCGTTCTCTGGGAACGGCTCGCCCGATCACGACGTGCTCCTTTGGAGCCCGCTTGGCTGGGGGAGGTCTACTCCCCCAGCCTTTCTGTTGATCTGCGGCGAGCCCTCTGCGAAAAACTGGGAATGCAAGCCGAGCACGGCTGGCCGGTCATCCAAGAGCTCCTCGCCGACCATGGGGCTCTGCCTGATTTGGTGATGGCGGCAGGGTTGTGCCACCAGAGCGAGGCCCGCGATTGGCTGTTGGCTCAGCTCATGCAAACCTCAAACGATGAAGACGCCAACCTGATGGTGGTGCAGGCTCTGGCCTGCTGGGGCGCCGAAGTTCCGGAGACGGTTGTGGTGAATTGCTTGCATCACCCGGGCCAGCTGCACCGACTGGCTGGCCTTCAACTGCTCAGCTTCCGGTCCCACTGCCTCGACGACGGCGAACTGCTGCAGTTCTGCCAAGAGGTGTTGAATGATTTCCGCGATCCAGTGGTTATGGCTGCCATACGGGTGTTGCAACGCCGCGATGGCGTGTTGATCAGCGAAAAGCTGGCAGACCTGTGCCGCAATGGGTCCCTGCCTGTAGCCGAGGCCGCCTTCCGCGCGCTCGGTTGCATCGCCACACCTGCCAGTCAGCGCTGCCTGCTGGAGCTGAGTGAGGAGCTGAATGACGACAGTCGTCGCAAAATGGCCAGCACCCAACTGAGCCAACAATTCCGCCAATAA
- a CDS encoding formate/nitrite transporter family protein, which translates to MDYVLPNELVDGMIAAGGKKSTVSVKNLLIRGFYSGAILGLAVILALTVGITVKAPFVGSLLFPFGFASIVLFGMELVTGNFALLPMATWAGKSTWGATFRNWVWVWIGNWIGTAVVAVIMAISLTSGTMDGAADNVGPPIWDAVAQKIMALNQINVEKKYEALGSMGFFLAFLRGLVANWLVCLGVTMALVSKSVPGKILACWLPITAFQSMGMEHIVVNQFLHTAGPILGSGVPFTKVIFWNFLPVTLGNIVGGMVFIGMLFYSTHRTQMENVLPTEHDEKLERELAAELGAR; encoded by the coding sequence ATGGACTACGTCCTACCCAATGAGCTTGTCGACGGCATGATTGCCGCCGGCGGCAAAAAATCAACGGTCAGCGTGAAGAACCTGCTGATCCGTGGCTTCTACTCCGGAGCCATCCTGGGCCTGGCCGTGATCCTGGCCCTCACCGTGGGCATCACTGTCAAAGCCCCCTTTGTTGGCTCGCTGCTGTTCCCCTTCGGCTTCGCCAGCATCGTGCTGTTCGGCATGGAGCTGGTGACCGGCAACTTCGCCCTGCTGCCGATGGCCACCTGGGCTGGCAAAAGCACCTGGGGTGCCACCTTCCGCAACTGGGTCTGGGTCTGGATCGGCAACTGGATCGGCACAGCCGTTGTGGCCGTGATCATGGCCATCAGCCTCACCAGCGGCACCATGGATGGCGCTGCTGACAACGTCGGCCCACCGATCTGGGATGCCGTGGCCCAGAAGATCATGGCGCTCAATCAGATCAACGTTGAGAAGAAGTACGAGGCCCTCGGAAGCATGGGCTTCTTCCTCGCCTTCCTGCGCGGACTGGTGGCCAACTGGCTGGTGTGCCTAGGCGTGACCATGGCTCTGGTGAGCAAGAGCGTTCCCGGCAAGATCCTGGCCTGCTGGCTTCCGATCACCGCCTTCCAATCGATGGGCATGGAGCACATCGTGGTGAACCAGTTCCTGCACACCGCCGGCCCGATCCTCGGTTCAGGCGTTCCCTTCACCAAGGTGATCTTCTGGAACTTCCTGCCAGTCACCCTCGGCAACATCGTGGGAGGCATGGTGTTCATCGGGATGCTCTTCTACAGCACCCACCGCACCCAGATGGAGAACGTGCTTCCGACCGAGCACGATGAAAAACTGGAGCGTGAGCTCGCTGCTGAACTGGGTGCCCGCTGA
- a CDS encoding ferredoxin--nitrite reductase gives MTISSPSRPYLDGKKLNKIEQNKAAKDGLLVGTEIEKFAELGWEQVDETDLQLRLKWYGMFWRPKTPGKFMLRLRVPNGVLTADQLRVVGSIVERYGENGSCDITTRQNLQLRGVLLGDLPEILKRLKEAGLSTIQSGFDNPRNVTGNPIAGIDPNEIVDTRPYTTELQNFLTNNCQGNPEYSNLPRKWNTAVAGAKDNFLLHNDIVFHPVERDGVLGFGVWIGGVLSSQMNAYAVPLNAWVKPDEICKMTDAVIRLWRDNGERDKRPKGRFRLYLDQVGHDVFRSQVEDLFGPLTPDPGSVFDTTPRSHYGFHPQKQEGLSYAGLHVPVGRLTAQDLQDLATASIDYGSGEVRLTEDQNVILVGLPNDKLEALKADALVQRFPLEPGHIAAGTVSCTGNTYCGFALTNTKDQALEAAKELDQELNLPEELKIHWTGCPNTCGQAYMGAIGLTGTKAKNSEGVMGEGYTMTLGGSQGANPSIGEIHRKAIPADEIKAALKDVLINKFGATPKG, from the coding sequence ATGACCATTAGCTCTCCCTCCAGGCCTTACCTGGATGGCAAGAAGCTCAACAAGATCGAGCAGAACAAGGCGGCCAAGGATGGCCTGTTGGTCGGCACCGAAATCGAAAAGTTCGCCGAACTCGGCTGGGAGCAGGTGGATGAAACCGACCTTCAGTTGCGTTTGAAGTGGTACGGCATGTTCTGGCGTCCGAAAACGCCAGGCAAATTCATGTTGCGCCTGCGGGTTCCCAATGGCGTGCTGACGGCCGATCAGCTGCGGGTGGTTGGCTCCATCGTTGAGCGCTATGGCGAAAACGGCAGCTGCGACATCACCACCCGTCAGAACCTGCAATTGCGCGGTGTGCTGCTGGGCGACCTGCCTGAAATTCTCAAGCGGCTGAAGGAAGCTGGCCTCAGCACCATCCAATCCGGCTTCGACAACCCCCGCAACGTCACCGGCAACCCTATCGCCGGCATCGATCCCAACGAGATCGTCGACACGCGGCCCTACACCACCGAGCTACAGAACTTCCTCACCAACAACTGCCAGGGCAACCCGGAGTATTCCAACCTGCCTCGCAAGTGGAACACCGCCGTTGCCGGCGCGAAGGACAACTTCCTGCTCCATAACGACATCGTTTTCCACCCCGTGGAACGGGATGGGGTGTTGGGATTTGGCGTCTGGATCGGCGGTGTTCTGTCATCGCAGATGAATGCCTATGCCGTTCCCCTGAACGCCTGGGTAAAGCCAGACGAAATCTGCAAAATGACCGATGCCGTGATCCGACTCTGGCGCGACAACGGTGAGCGCGACAAGCGCCCCAAAGGCCGCTTCCGCCTCTACCTCGATCAGGTGGGCCATGACGTGTTCCGCAGCCAGGTGGAAGACCTCTTCGGTCCGTTGACTCCCGATCCGGGTTCCGTGTTCGACACCACGCCCCGCTCCCACTACGGCTTCCATCCCCAGAAACAGGAGGGCCTGTCCTACGCCGGTCTGCACGTTCCGGTTGGTCGTCTGACCGCCCAGGATCTGCAGGATCTCGCAACCGCCAGCATCGACTACGGCAGTGGCGAGGTGCGTCTCACGGAGGATCAGAACGTCATCCTCGTTGGCCTTCCCAACGACAAGCTCGAGGCCCTGAAGGCTGACGCCCTGGTGCAGCGCTTCCCGCTGGAACCCGGTCACATCGCCGCCGGAACGGTGTCCTGCACCGGCAACACCTACTGCGGCTTTGCGCTCACCAACACCAAGGACCAAGCCCTGGAAGCGGCCAAGGAGCTCGACCAGGAGCTCAATCTTCCTGAAGAGCTGAAAATCCACTGGACCGGCTGCCCCAACACCTGCGGCCAGGCCTACATGGGTGCCATCGGCCTCACCGGCACCAAGGCCAAAAACAGTGAAGGGGTGATGGGCGAGGGCTACACGATGACCCTCGGTGGGTCCCAGGGCGCCAATCCGAGCATCGGGGAAATCCACCGCAAGGCGATCCCTGCTGATGAGATCAAGGCCGCTCTTAAAGACGTGTTGATCAACAAGTTCGGGGCCACCCCAAAGGGCTGA
- a CDS encoding DNA mismatch repair protein MutS gives MVIDPWPLLRNDASDGGRQGLHLVVHGRSGGVVPGCLASLPDLLAQRRSAPVQLEVLTAEQAVSALPQSSWIVPLLLLPGAHARKDVPAIRNRLRGAGACVRLLPFLGSWVTWWNAVLSALPVSDRADAVMVHHPLRPGVADRFLAMLASRLALPLVAFDAWPAFQQRHPRARPLPLTLAPNRMTEALSEAGGLPPLLEHPPTRQALIDLLVSLP, from the coding sequence ATGGTCATCGATCCGTGGCCATTGCTACGGAATGACGCTTCCGATGGGGGGCGGCAAGGGTTGCATTTGGTGGTGCATGGCCGCAGTGGCGGTGTTGTTCCTGGCTGTCTGGCCTCCCTGCCGGATCTCCTGGCCCAGCGGCGTTCGGCGCCGGTGCAGTTGGAGGTGCTGACGGCTGAACAAGCCGTGTCCGCACTTCCCCAATCCTCTTGGATCGTTCCGTTGCTGTTGCTGCCTGGTGCGCATGCCCGCAAGGACGTGCCAGCGATTCGGAACAGGCTTCGTGGAGCTGGGGCCTGTGTGCGTTTGCTGCCCTTTCTGGGCTCTTGGGTCACCTGGTGGAACGCCGTGCTCTCAGCACTTCCAGTGTCTGATCGCGCTGATGCCGTGATGGTGCACCACCCCCTGCGCCCGGGGGTGGCGGATCGCTTTCTCGCGATGTTGGCGTCTCGCCTGGCGTTGCCGTTGGTTGCCTTTGATGCCTGGCCCGCGTTCCAGCAGCGCCATCCCAGGGCCCGGCCCCTTCCGTTGACTCTCGCCCCGAACCGCATGACGGAGGCGCTGAGCGAAGCTGGTGGATTGCCTCCTCTGCTCGAGCATCCCCCCACCCGCCAGGCCTTGATTGATCTGCTTGTTTCCCTGCCGTGA
- the cobA gene encoding uroporphyrinogen-III C-methyltransferase — protein MTTAEQPGTVYLVGAGPGDPELLTLKAHRLLSQCDALVYDSLVPKEVLDLVPAACERRFVGKRRGHHSVPQPSTNAVLVEMAQKHSTVVRLKGGDPFLFGRGGEEAAYLADRNIPVQVVPGVTAGIAAPAYAGIPVTHRRAGSSVTFVTGHEEIDKRRPSVDWRALAAASDGLVIYMGLHNLPRIAEELMAGGLAATTPVAVIQQGTVAGQRCLKATLVDVADQCRAQAFKSPSIVVVGEVIDQQVEACMPTPAAVTMPIPF, from the coding sequence GTGACCACCGCTGAACAACCCGGAACTGTTTATCTGGTGGGAGCCGGGCCCGGCGATCCTGAGTTGCTGACGCTGAAGGCACATCGGCTGTTGAGCCAGTGCGATGCCCTGGTGTACGACTCGCTGGTGCCCAAAGAAGTGCTGGATCTTGTTCCGGCAGCCTGCGAACGCCGTTTTGTCGGCAAGCGCCGCGGACATCATTCGGTGCCACAACCAAGCACCAATGCTGTGCTCGTTGAAATGGCTCAGAAGCACAGCACCGTGGTGCGCTTGAAGGGAGGTGATCCGTTTCTGTTTGGTCGTGGAGGGGAAGAAGCGGCTTACCTGGCGGATCGGAACATCCCTGTTCAGGTGGTGCCTGGTGTCACCGCCGGCATTGCCGCCCCTGCCTACGCCGGAATTCCCGTTACCCACCGGCGGGCGGGATCATCGGTGACCTTCGTCACCGGCCATGAGGAAATCGACAAGCGCCGTCCTTCTGTGGATTGGCGTGCCCTGGCCGCGGCCAGTGACGGATTGGTGATCTACATGGGGTTGCACAACCTGCCCCGGATCGCGGAGGAGCTAATGGCGGGTGGTTTGGCCGCGACAACTCCTGTGGCGGTGATCCAGCAGGGCACCGTGGCGGGGCAACGCTGCCTCAAGGCCACCTTGGTTGACGTTGCTGATCAATGCCGCGCGCAAGCCTTCAAGTCGCCCTCGATCGTTGTGGTGGGTGAGGTGATTGATCAGCAGGTTGAAGCCTGCATGCCCACACCGGCAGCGGTCACGATGCCGATTCCGTTCTGA
- the moaB gene encoding molybdenum cofactor biosynthesis protein B: MGLSIALLTISDTRTLADDSSGEQLLRSLEAADHRLHERQLCADDRYQIRRELSRWIADPVVDVVITSGGTGLTGRDGTPEAVAPLLDKTIEGFGELFRVLSFESIGTSTLQSRCLAGVANGTFVFVLPGSLDAVTTAWDRLIRAQLDADTRPCNLAQLRSRLKE, translated from the coding sequence ATGGGCCTGTCCATCGCCCTGCTCACCATCTCCGACACACGCACCCTGGCGGACGACAGCAGCGGAGAACAGCTGCTACGCAGCCTTGAAGCGGCCGACCATCGACTTCATGAGCGACAACTCTGCGCCGATGATCGCTATCAAATCCGCCGTGAGTTGAGCCGCTGGATCGCCGATCCCGTAGTTGATGTGGTGATCACCAGCGGCGGCACCGGTCTCACCGGCCGCGATGGCACCCCTGAAGCTGTCGCCCCTCTGCTGGACAAAACAATCGAAGGATTCGGCGAACTGTTCCGTGTGCTCTCCTTCGAGAGCATCGGCACCAGTACCCTGCAAAGCCGGTGCCTTGCTGGCGTGGCCAACGGCACCTTTGTGTTTGTGCTGCCGGGATCTCTTGATGCGGTGACCACAGCTTGGGACCGGCTCATTCGGGCGCAGCTCGATGCCGACACCCGACCGTGCAACCTGGCCCAGCTCCGGTCTCGCTTGAAGGAATAA
- a CDS encoding MoaD/ThiS family protein → MNVVLKVLLFASLRERAGWSERSLPFTSGVATAREVWNQLNLGPLEGISIAVNKELVGENQPLQAGDELAFLPPFTGG, encoded by the coding sequence ATGAACGTGGTGCTGAAGGTGCTGCTGTTCGCTTCCCTGCGAGAACGCGCCGGTTGGTCCGAGCGTTCCCTTCCGTTCACCTCAGGCGTCGCGACGGCCCGTGAGGTCTGGAACCAGTTGAATCTTGGCCCGCTCGAGGGCATCAGCATTGCGGTCAACAAGGAGTTGGTTGGAGAGAATCAGCCGTTGCAGGCCGGTGATGAGCTGGCCTTTCTTCCACCGTTCACGGGGGGGTGA
- a CDS encoding molybdenum cofactor biosynthesis protein MoaE, which translates to MTGCRVEVCPDSFDPWQQLALWSGDAAAAAIFIGRVRPTTMDGRPLEALELEHFPGLCERQITAMAQRLQQEHQAGAVLVLHRVGRLLPGEPIVLVAVQADRRGAAQCCVAALLEQLKHQAPFWKREWCAGQGTWLAANTPL; encoded by the coding sequence GTGACCGGTTGCCGTGTGGAGGTGTGTCCGGATTCCTTTGATCCTTGGCAACAGCTCGCGCTTTGGAGCGGGGATGCTGCGGCCGCTGCGATCTTCATCGGTCGGGTGCGTCCCACCACGATGGATGGCCGACCTCTGGAGGCACTTGAGCTGGAACACTTCCCCGGCCTTTGCGAACGTCAGATCACGGCCATGGCACAGCGTCTGCAGCAGGAGCACCAGGCGGGGGCGGTTTTGGTGTTGCATCGGGTGGGCCGGCTCCTCCCTGGTGAGCCGATCGTGCTTGTGGCGGTTCAGGCCGATCGTCGTGGGGCGGCGCAGTGCTGCGTGGCTGCGTTGTTGGAGCAACTCAAACACCAGGCCCCGTTTTGGAAAAGGGAGTGGTGCGCTGGTCAGGGCACCTGGCTGGCGGCCAACACTCCGCTCTGA
- the glp gene encoding gephyrin-like molybdotransferase Glp: MSGNAEPYGREGLPLEEARQRVVAALQPITASNTVPLQQALGRVSAADVLANAAVPGFRASIMDGYALGQSQQPKPGDTWQLKGRSAAGQPFNGTLATGDAIRILTGAPLPDGAGWVLPQELISRDGTSLQLVKEASDRPWIRPEDEECRPGDLLLAAGERLGAADLARLAGCGIADLTVAQQPRIGLLISGDELVPPGTTRQPGAIWESNGTLLETMLRALGQSVTQRRVVADQPDALRQALLDLAHDCDVVVSTGGVSAGDTDWIRPLVAELGAVDFWKLFLRPGRPFAFGSIGEGVPFFGLPGNPVAAAVTALQLLWPALQVLEGQSEPELFPRVMVELADPLSRRPGRPELARARLETNAEGALLARVDGSQASSRIGSLQQADLLLELPAEAGPLESGTRLWAQVIRQRIF; encoded by the coding sequence GTGTCTGGAAACGCTGAGCCCTACGGACGCGAAGGTCTACCCCTGGAAGAAGCACGTCAACGGGTTGTGGCGGCACTCCAGCCGATCACAGCCAGCAACACAGTGCCGCTGCAACAGGCCCTCGGCCGGGTGAGCGCTGCGGATGTGCTGGCCAACGCAGCAGTTCCGGGATTCCGGGCCTCGATCATGGACGGCTACGCCCTGGGGCAGAGCCAGCAGCCCAAACCTGGGGACACCTGGCAGCTGAAGGGACGCTCCGCCGCCGGCCAGCCCTTCAACGGAACCCTGGCCACCGGCGATGCGATCCGCATCCTCACCGGCGCTCCACTGCCGGACGGTGCCGGCTGGGTGCTGCCCCAGGAGCTGATCAGCAGAGACGGCACCAGCCTCCAGCTGGTGAAAGAGGCGTCGGATCGTCCCTGGATTCGCCCCGAGGATGAGGAATGCCGACCGGGAGACCTGCTGCTGGCCGCTGGAGAACGCCTTGGTGCCGCCGATCTCGCACGCCTCGCCGGCTGCGGCATCGCCGACCTAACCGTTGCGCAGCAACCCCGCATCGGGCTGCTGATCAGCGGGGACGAACTGGTGCCACCCGGAACAACGCGGCAACCCGGTGCCATCTGGGAGAGCAACGGCACGCTTCTGGAGACAATGCTCCGGGCCCTGGGGCAATCGGTGACCCAGCGACGGGTGGTAGCCGATCAACCCGACGCCCTGCGCCAGGCCCTGCTGGATCTAGCCCATGACTGCGACGTGGTGGTGAGCACCGGCGGCGTCTCCGCCGGCGACACGGATTGGATCCGACCGCTGGTGGCGGAGCTGGGTGCCGTGGACTTCTGGAAACTGTTCCTACGCCCGGGGCGCCCCTTCGCCTTCGGCAGCATCGGTGAGGGCGTGCCGTTTTTCGGACTGCCGGGCAACCCCGTGGCAGCAGCGGTCACCGCCCTGCAACTGCTCTGGCCCGCCCTGCAGGTTCTGGAGGGCCAGAGCGAACCTGAGCTGTTCCCCCGGGTGATGGTGGAACTCGCCGACCCGTTGTCCCGCCGACCGGGACGGCCGGAACTGGCCCGAGCTCGCCTCGAAACCAACGCCGAAGGAGCGCTGCTGGCACGGGTGGATGGCTCGCAGGCCTCATCCCGGATCGGGTCCCTGCAACAGGCCGATCTGCTGTTGGAACTGCCAGCGGAAGCCGGCCCGCTCGAAAGCGGCACCCGTCTCTGGGCCCAGGTGATCCGTCAGCGGATTTTCTGA